CCGCATGGGCCTCAAAAGCCAGAGGCAGGCTGCGCAGGACGCCTACGCCGATACATTGCAGCGTCGCGATAAGGGCGACCCGCGACGAGATCCATGGGATCCCAAGCAGGGCCAGGACCAGCAGCACCAAGGCCAGGCACTCGAACCATCCGTAAACCACTAACAAGAACGGAAACATTTCTACCTCAACTCCAGCGGCACTTCCGGCTCGTACCAGTGGCCTCCGCAGGCGAAGGCCACATTCGCCGCCGCCAGCCAGGTCAAGAGTGTCGCCAACCCAAGGAAGATGTACCTTCTCACGTTTGTCGCCTCCTTTCGTCCTTGTTTGCCGACGGCACCAGGGACAGGCTCTGCAGCACCAGACCCAGTACCGCCGCCAGAACCAACTCCGACCGCACTTCCGCAGCCAGGGCCCACCAGGTGATTCCGCCCCATACCGCCCAGACAGTCAGGGCCAGCCGGCGCAGCTTGGCCCTCCGCTCGGGCGGGATGGGCTTCGCGGGCACATCACGGGGCGCGAACCTGACTATGGCTAACAGAAGCCAGAGATAAACGGCCACAGCCAAGATCTCCAGAGCGGCTCCACCTATCAGCGGCCCCAGGGCGTGGCCCAGCAGCCCGGCCGCACCGTAGACCGCGGTGCTCACGACCGTACACAGCGCCGGCGTCGAGGTATGTACGCCCCCGCCGGCGATCCTCAGGCTGCCGGCGGCAATGTAGGCGGCCAGCACCTCGGGGAGCACCCGCAGGGCCCAGCCGGCCAGCAGCACGCAGGCCATCGACACCAGGTTGTAAATGCCGACCTTCAGGCCGTACTCGACAACATTGGCGTTTCGCCCGCTCTCCCGGGCCAGTTCGACGGCCAACGCATGCAGGCGGCTCATAGCGACACCCTCAAACTCAATTAGCTATTGAATTGTCTTTCTCCGCTTTTTTTGAATTTCCTGCCTTAATTGGGAAAACTTATCGACTTATTCCTCCAGGATTCGACTTTGTCGTTAGGAGGAAGGGGCCCTGGGTTGGGCCTCTCCTAAAAGTCGGTGTAGATGAACCGCGACTCCGTGCCCGAGGCAAAGAGAACGCAGAGCACGATCAGCCCGAAGATGCCCAGCGCCACCAGGAAATCGATCAGAAGGTCCCGCATCCCAAGACCACCCCCGTAGATAACCTAAAACCCTTGAGTTAAAAGGGCCAGGGCGAGCTTTTTGAAGACCAGCACGGCCTTATCCAGCGGGGCCGCGAAGAGCACCCACCCGAGGGCCACGAAGTGGAAGGTGACCAGCACCGAGACGGCGTGCGCCGTCCGCCCCTCGGCCCACGGCAGCCGCCCCTTGGTGAAGGTCCGCCAGACGCGGTGCACCCCCATCCCCACCCCGTGCCACAGGCCCCAGACGACGAAGTTCCAGGCCGCCCCGTGCCACAGGCCGCAGACGGCGAAGACCGCCCCCAGGTTGAACACCGTGCGCCACAGCGGCACCCGGCTGCCGCCCAGGGGGATGAACAGGTAGTCCCGGATCCAGGACGAGAGCGACATGTGCCACCGCCGCCAGAACTCGGCGATGCTCGCCGAGCGGTAGGGCGCCGCGAAGTTCTCCGGCACCGCCAGGCCGAACATCCGGCTGATGCCGATGGCGATGTCCGAGTAGCCCGAGAAGTCGAAGTAAATCTTCGCCGCATAGGCATACACGGCGACCACGACCAGGGCCGTGCTCGACGTCTCGGGCGCCGTGAGCGGGCCGGTCAGCAACGTCACCGTGTCGGCGATCACCAGCTTCTGAAACATTCCCCAGACCACCCGCCTGCCGCCGGCCAGGAACCCGCCCGGGTCGAAGCGCACCGGCCGCGCGAGTTGCTCCTGGAAGGCCTGGTAACGCTTGATCGGCCCGCAGACCAGGGTCGGGAAGAAGAAGGCGAAGAGGGTGAAGTCCACCGGGTTGACCGTCTCCCGCCGGATCTTCCCCAGGTAGACATCCGTCAGGTAGTGAATGAACTCGAAGGTGAAGAACGAGATTCCCAGCGGCACCAGGATCTGCGGTGCCGGGATGGCGACGCCCCAGTCCAGGCGGTCCGCCAGGGCGTTCACCGTGGCCACGGCCATCTTCCAGTACTTGAAGTACCCGAGCGTCAGGACGGACAGCAGGATCCCGGCCACGAACCACCAGCGCGTTCCGGGCAGCCGCCCGCCCCCCTCCCGGGTACGGAAGATCATGAGCCCCGCCGCGTAGGTCAGGACAGTCATGGCCGCGATGAGCAGGAAGTACAGCGGGAAGTAGTAGGTGTAGAAGACGAAGCCCGCCAGGATGAGGACGTACTTCGCCCACCGGCGCGGGACCAACCAGTAGGCGGCCAGGGCCAGGGCCAGGAAGACGGCGAAGATACCGGTCGTGAAGATCACTTCACCGCCACCCCCTCCCGCGCCGCGCCGCCCTCACCCGGCTGCGCCGCGAGCTGCGGGACCAGCGCCGCGGCCAGCTCCCGGGCCGCCACCCGGTTGCCCTCGGCCGTCAGGTGGACATGGTCGGCGAAGAAGTCCGAGGGCACCCGGCCCTCCAGGTCAAGGTAGGGCACGCCGCTCTCGCGCAGCAGCCCGTCAAGGACGGCGACATTCGCCCTGAAGCCCGGCGCCGAGGCCAGCTTCCCGAGCATGGCCTCGTTATGGTCCGGTTTGAAGACCAGGGCCGGCATCCCCCGCTCCTTCAGGCGGCGCAGGGTGGCCGCCGTGAAGCCGCAGGCGGCGTTATGCGCCGGATCCAGCGGCGCCGGGTCATACATGAAGGCCACGCGCGCCAGCTGGGCCTTCCAGTCCTGCTCGTACCACCGCTTCCCGCCCGGCGCGGGGGCGGGGGCGGGTGCCGGGGCACCGTTAAGCGCCCGGTTGACCAGCGCCTTCACCCCGTTGGCGAACCGCTGGCGCGGGTACTCCTTGAAGAGCAGGGCGTTGATCCACTCCCGCTCCCGGTACAGCCGCCAGCGCATGGCCAGGAAGTCGGCCACCCGGTCCCCGAGCGGCCGGTCCCACACCGCGCGCACCTCCGGGATCGACTCCGGCGTGATGCCGTAGTCTAGGTAGAGC
Above is a genomic segment from Thermoanaerobacterales bacterium containing:
- a CDS encoding cyclic lactone autoinducer peptide; translated protein: MRRYIFLGLATLLTWLAAANVAFACGGHWYEPEVPLELR
- a CDS encoding accessory gene regulator B family protein gives rise to the protein MSRLHALAVELARESGRNANVVEYGLKVGIYNLVSMACVLLAGWALRVLPEVLAAYIAAGSLRIAGGGVHTSTPALCTVVSTAVYGAAGLLGHALGPLIGGAALEILAVAVYLWLLLAIVRFAPRDVPAKPIPPERRAKLRRLALTVWAVWGGITWWALAAEVRSELVLAAVLGLVLQSLSLVPSANKDERRRQT
- a CDS encoding MBOAT family O-acyltransferase, with protein sequence MIFTTGIFAVFLALALAAYWLVPRRWAKYVLILAGFVFYTYYFPLYFLLIAAMTVLTYAAGLMIFRTREGGGRLPGTRWWFVAGILLSVLTLGYFKYWKMAVATVNALADRLDWGVAIPAPQILVPLGISFFTFEFIHYLTDVYLGKIRRETVNPVDFTLFAFFFPTLVCGPIKRYQAFQEQLARPVRFDPGGFLAGGRRVVWGMFQKLVIADTVTLLTGPLTAPETSSTALVVVAVYAYAAKIYFDFSGYSDIAIGISRMFGLAVPENFAAPYRSASIAEFWRRWHMSLSSWIRDYLFIPLGGSRVPLWRTVFNLGAVFAVCGLWHGAAWNFVVWGLWHGVGMGVHRVWRTFTKGRLPWAEGRTAHAVSVLVTFHFVALGWVLFAAPLDKAVLVFKKLALALLTQGF
- a CDS encoding GDSL family lipase, with the protein product MARVWAFVLVFLLLAELALPPLKAYYYNRHEAGFVFGERLPNKFILIHKEFPAALRYIERHRGDYDVNVVMLGDSIVWGAGLGVRGDQTISAYLEDELARRLPGRKVRVWNLGIPGSEPGDMYFALRRVERLQPDAVVADFNIIFYNPKSIADPVAFDWLYLDYGITPESIPEVRAVWDRPLGDRVADFLAMRWRLYREREWINALLFKEYPRQRFANGVKALVNRALNGAPAPAPAPAPGGKRWYEQDWKAQLARVAFMYDPAPLDPAHNAACGFTAATLRRLKERGMPALVFKPDHNEAMLGKLASAPGFRANVAVLDGLLRESGVPYLDLEGRVPSDFFADHVHLTAEGNRVAARELAAALVPQLAAQPGEGGAAREGVAVK